The genomic interval AGAGATCGCTTCGTTAATGGTACCAAATACGGAACCACTGCCTTTAGCCTCTTTGTTATCCATCGTCAAGTAGAAGCTTCCTAGTACCATATCCTGTGAAGGAGTAACGACCGGTTTGCCGTCTTTCGGGTTAAGGATATTGCCTGATGCAAGCATTAGCAAACGTGCTTCTGCTTGTGCTTCAGCAGACAACGGAACGTGAACGGCCATTTGGTCACCGTCGAAGTCAGCGTTGTAAGCTGTACATACGAGCGGGTGAAGCTTAATTGCGCGACCTTCAACCAAGATAGGTTCAAATGCTTGAATACCTAGTCTGTGAAGCGTCGGGGCACGGTTAAGCAATACTGGGTGCTCCTTGATTACTTCCTCAAGAACATCCCATACCTCAGGGCTTACGCGTTCAACCTTGCGCTTCGCACTCTTAATGTTATGTGCTAGGCCTTTATTAACAAGCTCTTTCATAACGAAAGGCTTGAACAATTCTAGTGCCATTTCCTTAGGAAGACCGCACTGGAACATTTTGAGGTTTGGACCTACTACGATAACCGAACGACCAGAGTAGTCAACCCGTTTACCGAGCAAGTTCTGACGGAAACGTCCTTGCTTACCTTTCAGCATATGGCTGAGGGATTTAAGCGGACGGTTACCCGGACCTGTAACAGGGCGACCGCGACGACCGTTATCGATCAATGCGTCAACCGCTTCTTGCAGCATCCGTTTTTCATTTTGCACGATAATATCAGGAGCGCCCAGATCAAGCAAACGCTTCAGACGGTTGTTACGGTTAATAACACGACGATACAAATCATTGAGGTCAGAAGTCGCAAAACGACCGCCATCAAGCTGTACCATCGGACGAAGCTCAGGAGGGATGACAGGAAGCACGTCTAGAATCATCCATTCCGGTTCGTTGCCGGAATTGCGGAATGCTTCTACTACTTCAAGACGTTTGATCGCACGATTGCGTCGTTGTCCTTGAGCAGTACGCAGTTCTTCTTTCAATTGCTCCAATTCTTTGTCAACGTCGATATCTTGCAAAAGTTTTTTAACAGCTTCGGCACCCATACCAGCATGGAATCCATACCCGTATTTCTCACGGTAGCTGCGGTATTCTTTCTCCGATAGAAGTTGTTTCTTCTCAAGTGGGGTATCACCTGGATCCGTTACGACATAGGATGCAAAATAAATGATCTCCTCAAGCGAACGAGGCGACATATCAAGTGCAAGGCCCATACGGCTTGGAATCCCTTTGAAGTACCAAATATGAGAAACTGGAGCTGCTAGCTCGATGTGACCCATACGTTCGCGGCGAACTTTAGCGCGAGTTACTTCAACGCCACAGCGATCACAAACGACGCCTTTATAGCGTACACGTTTGTATTTGCCGCAATGACATTCCCAGTCTTTTGTAGGTCCAAAAATTTTCTCGCAGAAGAGTCCTTCCTTCTCCGGTTTTAAGGTCCTATAGTTGATCGTCTCCGGTTTTTTAACTTCTCCGCGGGACCACGAGCGAATTTTATCCGGCGAAGCCAGACCTATCTTCATATACTCGAAGTTGTTCACGTCCAACAAGGAGCAACCCTCCTCCGTCATGTATGACAATGTCTATCTAATCAGCTAGATTCCGTCATAGGCGCGTGACCATTTGACGGAATCTAGCAACTAGTTTATTCAGCAGCGCCGACTTCGGCACCTTCTATATTGAGGTTAAGCTTATCGCCTGTTGCCTCGTCTTCATCATCCATTTCCTTCATTTCGATCTCTTCTTCATTCTCGGATAGAATTTTAACGTCCATACCCAAACTTTGAAGCTCTTTGATCAAAACTTTGAACGATTCCGGAACACCTGGCTCTGGTACGTTTTCGCCTTTAACGATGGATTCGTACGTTTTAACACGACCAACCACGTCATCGGATTTAACAGTCAATATTTCTTGAAGCGTGTATGCAGCGCCATATGCCTCAAGCGCCCATACCTCCATCTCCCCGAAACGTTGTCCACCGAACTGTGCTTTACCACCGAGCGGCTGTTGTGTAACGAGTGAGTAAGGACCAGTGGAACGGGCATGGATTTTATCATCGACCATGTGCGCCAGTTTAATCATGTACATGACCCCAACTGTAACTTCACGTTCGAAATTCTCGCCTGTCCGTCCGTCATACAGTACGGTTTTACCGTTACGCTGCATGCCTGCTTCTTCCATCGTATCGAAAACGTCATTCTCGCGCGCGCCGTCAAATACTGGCGTAGCAGCGTGGATGCCGAGATGCTTACAAGCCATACCCAAGTGAACTTCAAGCGCCTGACCGATGTTCATCCGCGACGGTACGCCGAGCGGGTTAAGAACAACTTCTACAGGTGTGCCATCCGGTAGGAAAGGCATATCTTCTTCAGGCATGATACGAGCGATTACACCTTTGTTACCATGACGTCCGGCCATTTTGTCGCCTTCGGAAATCTTCCGTTTTTGAGCAATATAAGCACGAACGAGCTGGTTAACGCCTGGTGGCAATTCGTCGCCATTCTCCCGCGTAAATACTTTAACGTCAACAACGATACCGTCTGTACCATGCGGCACGCGTAGCGATGTATCACGTACTTCACGAGCCTTCTCACCAAAGATAGCGTGCAGCAATCTTTCTTCCGCAGTTAGCTCTGTTACACCCTTAGGCGTTACTTTACCAACTAGGATATCGCCAGCGCCGATTTCAGCTCCGACACGAATGATTCCGCGCTCATCTAGGTTGCGAAGAGCTTCTTCTCCGACATTCGGAATGTCGCGTGTAATTTCTTCAGGTCCAAGCTTCGTATCACGAGCCTCAGACTCGTATTCCTCGATGTGAATGGATGTATAAACATCCTCTTTCACTAGCTTTTCACTTAGCAGGATCGCATCCTCATAGTTGTAGCCTTCCCACGTCATGAATGCAACAACGACGTTGCGTCCAAGAGCCAATTCGCCTTTTTCAGTGGAAGGACCATCCGCAAGGATATCACCTTTTTTAATAACGTCACCTTTACGTACAAGCGGGCGTTGATTGATGCACGTTCCTTGGTTAGAGCGCATAAACTTGTGTAGTTTATGTTTTACCAAGTCACCAGTAACCGGCTTGCCATCGATTTGCTCGACGCGACGAAGCCAGATTTCATTAGCGGAAGAACGTTCGATTATACCGTCATGCTTCGCTACGATACAAACGCCTGAGTCTTTCGCTGCCTTGTGCTCCATACCTGTACCAACAAGTGGTGATCTAGGGATAAGAAGCGGTACCGCTTGACGTTGCATGTTGGATCCCATGAGGGCACGGTTGGAGTCATCGTTTTCCAAGAAAGGAATTAACGCTGTCGCAACAGATACTACCTGTTTAGGCGATACATCCATGTAATCAACGCGATCACTAGGCATAGTCAAAATGTTATCGGCTTGTTTATTGTAACGAACGATCGTATTCTCTTCTGCAAACTTGTCGTCTGGAGTCAGCTTCGCATTCGCTTGCGCGATTACGTAGTTATCTTCCTCGTCAGCAGTCAGATATGCGATTTGTTCTGTAACAATTCCAGTCTTCGGATCTACCCAACGATATGGTGCTTCAATAAAGCCATATTCGTTAATACGAGCAAAGGAAGACAAGGAGTTGATCAAACCGATATTCGGTCCCTCTGGCGTCTCGATCGGACACATCCGCCCATAGTGGGAGTGATGGACGTCACGAACTTCAAAGCCCGCGCGTTCCCGAGTCAAACCGCCGGGTCCAAGTGCTGACAAACGACGCTTATGCGTCAATTCAGCAAGCGGATTCGTTTGGTCCATAAACTGGGACAGCTGCGAGGAGCCGAAGAACTCTTTTATAGATGCAATAACCGGACGAATGTTAATTAGCGCTTGCGGCGTAATTGCATTCGCGTCTTGAATGGACATTCTCTCACGCACAACGCGCTCCATACGAGACAGACCGATACGGAATTGGTTTTGAAGCAGCTCGCCAACAGAACGCAGACGACGGTTGCCTAGATGATCGATATCATCCGTGCTGCCTACGCCATGAAGCAAGTTGATAAAGTAGTTAATGGAAGAAATGATGTCCGCAGGCGTGATATGCTTGACGGATTTATCAATAATGCCATTCGCAATAACTTTAATTACTTTGCTTTCGTCATATGGTGAGAATACGCTGATCGTTTGTAGTGGAATACTATCAGCATCAAGAACGCCATTAGCAACATGATACGTTTTGAAACCAACATCCTTCTCAAGCTTCTCGAGAATTTCATCAAGCAAGCGGCGGTCAATCATTTGTCCGGACTCAGCAATAATTTCGCCAGTCGCAGGATCAATTAGATTTTCCGCAAGACGTTGATTGAACAAACGGTTCTTGATGTGAAGTTTTTTGTTTATTTTGTAACGGCCTACGTTGGCCAAGTCATAACGTTTTGGATCAAAGAAACGAGCAACTAGCAAGCTCTTCGCATTATCCAAAGTCGGAGGCTCGCCTGGACGAAGACGCTCATAAATTTCAATAAGCGCTTTTTCAGTCGAATCCGTGTTATCTTTGTCTAGCGTGTTCCGAATGTACTCATCATGGCCTAGCAGTTCAAGAATCTCAGCGTCAGTACCGAATCCAAGCGAACGCAAAAGTACCGTTACCGGTATTTTCCGGGTCCGGTCAATACGAACGTAGATGATATCTTTAGCATCCGTTTCAAGCTCTAGCCAAGCGCCACGGTTAGGAATAACAGTAGCTGTGTAGTTTTTCTTCCCGTTCTTATCGACCTTCGTGCTGAAGTACACACTCGGGGATCGAACCAATTGGCTGACTATGACACGTTCGGCTCCGTTAATAATAAACGTGCCCGTCTCTGTCATAAGCGGGAAATCACCCATGAAAACTTCTTGTTCCTTTACTTCGCCAGTTTCCTTATTGAAAAGTCGCACCTTAACGCGTAAAGGAGCTGCATACGTCACATCGCGCTCTTTTGATTCATCGACCGAATATTTCGGTTCGCCCAAGCTATAGTCGATAAACTCAAGCGATAGATTGCCCGTAAAGTCCGAAATCGGAGAAATATCTTGGAACAACTCAATTAGGTCGCTGTCCAAAAACTTCTCATACGATTTTTGTTGGATTTCAATCAGGTTCGGGACTTCCAGCACCTCGTTGATCCTGGCGTAGCTTCTGCGCGCGCGCCGACCATACTGAACAAGTTGTCCTGCCAACTTAACCTCACCCCTCATGTCTGTATCACAGCATCGATAATCACTGCGTCACTATAGACGAACCAGCCGCCTATATAGTCAAATAAAGAAAAGCCCTTATCGAATGGTTCGAAAAAAGAGCATGTTCCGGCAGTTAACTAATCACAGCGCGGCCGTGACAGTCTCATATCAAATAATTTTGCCCAAAACGTAAACATTATACGTCAAATGTGTAAAACTTATGCATTCCGCGCTTTAAATTTACACTTGACATTTTAGTTAACTAAAGAGATCGAGCCCAATTTAATGCTGACATTTTATAATCTTACCATATCGCAAATGTCAAGTCAATAAATATTATTCAGTTTTCAAACATATTTTCAAAACATATTTTTCTCTAATTTTCTAAGCTTTTACAGCTCGGAAAATACGGTAGCCTTTATCCTTTGTTACTTCCTCTACATCTGCAAATAATGACTCTAATTTAGCTTTCGCCGAAGGCGCCCCTTGCTTCTTCTGTATGACAACCCACATGCTGCCGCCTTGTTCGAGCAATTCATAACCTTCTTCAAAAATCCGATGAACGACTGACTTCCCCGCCCTGATAGGCGGATTTGTAACGATGACATCGAACTTCATTTGCTTAACTGCTTCAAATAGATCACTTTGCAAAACGGTAACATTAGATATCTGGTTAAGCTTTGCGTTCTCACGCGAAAGCTCTACCGCTCTTTCATTTATATCAATCATCGTTACTTGCCCATGCTCAGCGAGTTTTGCTGATGTTAATCCAATAGGACCATAACCACAGCCAACATCAAGAATGTTTGCATTTGCATTCAGCTCCAAAGCATCGATCAATACCTGACTCCCGTAATCAACTCCTGATTTCGAGAATACGCCGGCATCCGTCATAAACTTCAAAGAAAAGCCTCGGAGAATTGCTTCATGAACTTGACGATTATGCTTAACATCTGGGCTCTGTGAGTAATAGTGATTCGACATTATTCATCACTCCCCGCTATTCCATATTGCATCGAGTATTTTGATATCGCCTTGCTTCAGCGAAAAGATACTCGATTCTCGTTGAAGGATAAGAATGGACAAGCCAAAAACTTGCACATTCTTATCCTTCAACATACAACGAACCCCTTGAAACCTGACGTTTCAAGGGGCTCGCCGGCCGATTCATCATTCAATCGCATGATCAGCTTATTTTATTGAAAGAAATACTACTTAACTTCTACGGAAGCGCCAGCTTCAGTAAGCTTAGCTGCAACAGCTTCTGCTTCTTCTTTAGCAACTTTCTCTTTAACTGCTTTAGGAGCGCTATCAACCAAGTCTTTCGCTTCTTTCAGGCCAAGACCTGTGATTTCGCGAACAACTTTGATTACGTTGATTTTTGAAGCGCCAGCGCCGTTAAGGATAACGTCAAATTCAGTTTGCTCAGCTTCTACAGCTGCGCCAGCACCTGCTGCTGCTACTGGAGCTGCTGCAGTTACGCCGAATTCTTCTTCAATTGCTTTAACAAGATCGTTCAGTTCAAGAACGTTCATAACTTTAATCGCTTCTAAGATTTGTTCTTTAGACATGATTATACCTCCGGGAATATGGTTTATTTTTTTTGGTTTATCCTACAGCCGACTTGCGTCGGTTCATTACTATAAGGGACTCTTGAAAAAAATTAAGCTTGTGCTTCTTGTTTCTCGCCGACTGCTTTAACTGCAAGCGCGAAGTTGCGCACTGGAGCTTGCAATACGCTGAGGAGCATAGAGAGCAAACCGTCGCGGGACGGAAGTTCCGCAAGAGCTTTAATTTCTTCTTGAGATACGACTTTACCTTCAACAACGCCGCCTTTAAGTTTCAAAGCATCGTTTTTCTTAGCGAAATCGTTCAAAATTTTAGCTGGAGCAACAGCGTCTTCTTTACCGAATGCAATTGCTGTAGGACCTGTAAGAATGTTGTTCAATTCTACATAATCCGTACCTTCAGTTGCGCGACGAACGAGCGAGTTTTTAAGAACTTGGAATTCAATTCCTGCTTCACGAAGTTGTTTCCGAAGTTCAGTTACTTGAGCAACGTTCAATCCACGATAGTCAGCTACTACTGTGCTAGAGCTATTAGCAATTTTTGCCGCGATTACGGCAACTGCCTCTTGTTTCTCTTGGATGATATTTGCGTTAGCCAAACTGTACACCTCCCGTAATAGTATACATTCCGTTAATTACGACGGGCTTTCCACGCCTCGATGCATGAGAAAGGCCTTCGCAGACACTGCGAAGGCCATGATGTCGTTATCGCGCATCAACCCTAAAGGATCGAATATTGCTTACAAACGTTTTATCATAACACCTCGGTAGGAAATTAAGCCTTATGGCACCTACTGTCTACGGTATGCGTATTCGAATTTAGTTCCGTTCTTCTTAGCGGTAAGCCGCTGTA from Paenibacillus sp. FSL K6-3182 carries:
- the rpoB gene encoding DNA-directed RNA polymerase subunit beta, with product MAGQLVQYGRRARRSYARINEVLEVPNLIEIQQKSYEKFLDSDLIELFQDISPISDFTGNLSLEFIDYSLGEPKYSVDESKERDVTYAAPLRVKVRLFNKETGEVKEQEVFMGDFPLMTETGTFIINGAERVIVSQLVRSPSVYFSTKVDKNGKKNYTATVIPNRGAWLELETDAKDIIYVRIDRTRKIPVTVLLRSLGFGTDAEILELLGHDEYIRNTLDKDNTDSTEKALIEIYERLRPGEPPTLDNAKSLLVARFFDPKRYDLANVGRYKINKKLHIKNRLFNQRLAENLIDPATGEIIAESGQMIDRRLLDEILEKLEKDVGFKTYHVANGVLDADSIPLQTISVFSPYDESKVIKVIANGIIDKSVKHITPADIISSINYFINLLHGVGSTDDIDHLGNRRLRSVGELLQNQFRIGLSRMERVVRERMSIQDANAITPQALINIRPVIASIKEFFGSSQLSQFMDQTNPLAELTHKRRLSALGPGGLTRERAGFEVRDVHHSHYGRMCPIETPEGPNIGLINSLSSFARINEYGFIEAPYRWVDPKTGIVTEQIAYLTADEEDNYVIAQANAKLTPDDKFAEENTIVRYNKQADNILTMPSDRVDYMDVSPKQVVSVATALIPFLENDDSNRALMGSNMQRQAVPLLIPRSPLVGTGMEHKAAKDSGVCIVAKHDGIIERSSANEIWLRRVEQIDGKPVTGDLVKHKLHKFMRSNQGTCINQRPLVRKGDVIKKGDILADGPSTEKGELALGRNVVVAFMTWEGYNYEDAILLSEKLVKEDVYTSIHIEEYESEARDTKLGPEEITRDIPNVGEEALRNLDERGIIRVGAEIGAGDILVGKVTPKGVTELTAEERLLHAIFGEKAREVRDTSLRVPHGTDGIVVDVKVFTRENGDELPPGVNQLVRAYIAQKRKISEGDKMAGRHGNKGVIARIMPEEDMPFLPDGTPVEVVLNPLGVPSRMNIGQALEVHLGMACKHLGIHAATPVFDGARENDVFDTMEEAGMQRNGKTVLYDGRTGENFEREVTVGVMYMIKLAHMVDDKIHARSTGPYSLVTQQPLGGKAQFGGQRFGEMEVWALEAYGAAYTLQEILTVKSDDVVGRVKTYESIVKGENVPEPGVPESFKVLIKELQSLGMDVKILSENEEEIEMKEMDDEDEATGDKLNLNIEGAEVGAAE
- a CDS encoding class I SAM-dependent methyltransferase, with product MSNHYYSQSPDVKHNRQVHEAILRGFSLKFMTDAGVFSKSGVDYGSQVLIDALELNANANILDVGCGYGPIGLTSAKLAEHGQVTMIDINERAVELSRENAKLNQISNVTVLQSDLFEAVKQMKFDVIVTNPPIRAGKSVVHRIFEEGYELLEQGGSMWVVIQKKQGAPSAKAKLESLFADVEEVTKDKGYRIFRAVKA
- the rplL gene encoding 50S ribosomal protein L7/L12, whose protein sequence is MSKEQILEAIKVMNVLELNDLVKAIEEEFGVTAAAPVAAAGAGAAVEAEQTEFDVILNGAGASKINVIKVVREITGLGLKEAKDLVDSAPKAVKEKVAKEEAEAVAAKLTEAGASVEVK
- the rplJ gene encoding 50S ribosomal protein L10, with product MANANIIQEKQEAVAVIAAKIANSSSTVVADYRGLNVAQVTELRKQLREAGIEFQVLKNSLVRRATEGTDYVELNNILTGPTAIAFGKEDAVAPAKILNDFAKKNDALKLKGGVVEGKVVSQEEIKALAELPSRDGLLSMLLSVLQAPVRNFALAVKAVGEKQEAQA